The genomic window TTATGGAAGGTGCTCCATTCATACTTGACCCATTTCGAATCCAAGCTTTCTTTGCTTGCCCCAACGACCACCATAACCCGGGCTTGGTCAAGTGCTTCTTCTATTACTTGTTTGTAGTCGGATTCTCCTAATTGCTCCAAAGAGAAACTGCTCATGAAGACCTTTATAGAGTTCGCTTCAAGTAAGTCGAATAGCTCCTCAGCAAGATGCCAGTCTCTTGTGTACCCACCTCTTTTTCCATTCGAGACTTTGCACGATATGAATACCTGCCAGTCCTTTGAATAATTTTGAGCCATATCCTCACTCCTTGCTTCTATGGTGTCTGTGGTCTTCCTAAAGGTGTTTAGTATTCTCAAGAAGTAATTATTATCCTTGCAGTCAAGAATCTACCGAATCCTCTACGTCTTCAAACGTTCCTGCGGCAGAAGACTTCATCCCGGCACTCCAAGCCACAGCAAAAGGACAAATGATAAAGTGTAATCAGAACACCGTCCTTGCAATACGGAACCCGAAGTCGAAGTACTTGTAATCAGGAGTGTCATCTAGGCGAAACGCTACCCGTACGCACAACGCATAGTCGAGCCAGCTACCACCACGTTTCACCCGGGAGGAACCATCTGTACTGTTGTACGGGTTGATTGATGGACTCCTGCTGTAATACTCACTGTCATAACAGTCACAGCACCACTCCCACACGTTTCCGGACATATCGTACAGACCAAGTTCATTGCACTTCTTCTGCCCCACTTCGTGTATCATTCTTCCAGAGTTCGAATCGTACCAGGCAACTAAATCAGGGCTGTTAGATCCGGCGTACTTGTACCCCATACTCTTTTTCCCACCCCTTGCCGAATATTCCCATTCAGCTTCCGTCAGTAACCTGTATCCCTTTACTTTCGTTATATCCTCTGTCTTTTGCTTGTTCCTGTCTAATAGGCTTCCATCTCCGGAATAGGTTATTGGAAGCCCCTCCTTTTCACTCAGCCAGTTGCAATACTCAATGGCATCGAACCAGCTCACCCACATTACCGGCTTTCTTCCCCTTCCCAAGCCTGAATCAGATGGTTCCTCTGTCTCAATCTCCCTACAGAATCTGTCATATTCATCAAATGTCACAGGACACTTCCCAATGTAGAAGTCATATGTGAGCTCTACTTCGTGGGGCTCATCATTACCCATAAGTCAGTTAGAAAAAATGTCTGCATATTCAAGCACTATGAGCAGTTTAATTAGACCCTGCCAGACGGTCTTTACCCCTGGATATCCATCACTCTTTCTTCCAATGAAGCCACCAATTCTTCCCAGCATGTAGACTATCT from Mesotoga sp. UBA6090 includes these protein-coding regions:
- a CDS encoding IS4 family transposase: REFNEKRSLFFLDEREWKILYKMANKDKPLPDEPPTINEIVYMLGRIGGFIGRKSDGYPGVKTVWQGLIKLLIVLEYADIFSN
- a CDS encoding formylglycine-generating enzyme family protein; this translates as MGNDEPHEVELTYDFYIGKCPVTFDEYDRFCREIETEEPSDSGLGRGRKPVMWVSWFDAIEYCNWLSEKEGLPITYSGDGSLLDRNKQKTEDITKVKGYRLLTEAEWEYSARGGKKSMGYKYAGSNSPDLVAWYDSNSGRMIHEVGQKKCNELGLYDMSGNVWEWCCDCYDSEYYSRSPSINPYNSTDGSSRVKRGGSWLDYALCVRVAFRLDDTPDYKYFDFGFRIARTVF